In the genome of Brachyspira pilosicoli, one region contains:
- a CDS encoding substrate-binding domain-containing protein, which yields MKKILIFLSLVSMIMLTSCGGGASSSTDIVITGSSSVSPLMFKLAEKFEEVNSNYTVTVETSDSTIGVQDTINGNNNIGMASRNLKEDELPSLDAYLLCQDGIVIIANKDADIAQISEEELYNLYMNNTAIGSVTKSISREDGSGTRSAFTDLTSIGKENPLPATVEILDGTGKVKTSVMSDASKIGYISLGSIDDTIKPLAYKAKGQNEYVQASVENIKSDAYKLYRPFYIFTKKGVELDEGTKAFLDFINSEAGKAVINENGYVAN from the coding sequence ATGAAAAAGATTTTGATTTTCTTAAGTCTCGTGAGCATGATCATGCTTACTTCTTGCGGCGGCGGCGCCTCTAGTTCTACTGATATCGTTATAACAGGTTCTTCTTCAGTTTCCCCTCTAATGTTCAAATTAGCTGAAAAATTTGAAGAAGTTAATTCTAACTATACTGTAACAGTAGAAACATCAGATTCAACTATTGGAGTTCAGGACACTATAAACGGCAACAACAATATAGGTATGGCTTCAAGAAATTTGAAAGAAGATGAGTTACCAAGTTTAGATGCTTATTTATTGTGTCAAGATGGTATAGTAATCATCGCTAATAAAGATGCTGACATTGCTCAGATAAGCGAAGAAGAATTATACAACCTTTACATGAACAATACTGCTATAGGAAGTGTAACTAAATCTATTTCAAGAGAAGACGGTTCTGGTACAAGAAGTGCTTTTACAGACTTAACTTCTATCGGCAAAGAAAATCCATTACCTGCAACTGTTGAAATATTAGATGGAACAGGAAAGGTAAAGACATCAGTAATGAGTGATGCTTCAAAGATTGGATATATTTCTTTGGGTTCTATTGATGATACAATAAAGCCTTTAGCATATAAAGCAAAAGGACAAAATGAATACGTTCAAGCATCAGTAGAAAATATTAAAAGTGATGCTTACAAGCTATACCGTCCTTTCTATATATTCACTAAAAAGGGTGTAGAACTTGATGAAGGAACTAAGGCGTTCTTAGACTTCATTAATAGTGAAGCAGGGAAAGCGGTCATAAATGAAAATGGCTATGTAGCTAACTAA